From a single Lolium rigidum isolate FL_2022 chromosome 7, APGP_CSIRO_Lrig_0.1, whole genome shotgun sequence genomic region:
- the LOC124670987 gene encoding peroxidase 2-like has product MTTTCKHTLGSCGIVALIFLSAALVSAQLSTDFYDETCPDALDIIEDAVRAAVSKESRMGASLLRLHFHDCFVNGCDGSVLLDGATGEKNAVPNKSSLRGFEVVDDIKTQLEESCAKVVSCADILAVAARDSVVALGGPTWDVELGRRDGSTSSQDAANTDLPAPTSDLGALIKAFSDKGLTAKDMVTLSGAHTIGQARCVNFRGRLYSENATLDSTLATSLKTKCPSTGSDDTTSPLDPSTSYVFDNFYYKNLLRNKGLLHSDQQLFNGGSADAQTTGYASGMGAGFFDDFRVAMVKMGGIGVVTGTSGQVRVNCRKAN; this is encoded by the exons ATGACGACAACCTGCAAGCATACCTTGGGTTCCTGCGGCATCGTGGCCTTGATCTTCTTATCTGCCGCGCTTGTTTCAGCTCAGCTTTCCACTGATTTCTACGACGAAACCTGCCCCGACGCTCTGGACATCATCGAGGACGCCGTGCGAGCCGCCGTCTCCAAAGAGTCTCGCATGGGAGCGTCGTTGCTGCGCCTCCACTTCCACGACTGTTTTGTCAAT GGCTGTGACGGGTCAGTGCTGCTCGACGGCGCCACCGGCGAGAAGAACGCGGTGCCCAACAAGAGCTCCCTTCGCGGCTTCGAGGTGGTCGACGACATCAAGACGCAGCTCGAGGAGTCCTGCGCCAAGGTCGTGTCCTGTGCCGacatcctcgccgtcgccgcccgcgACTCCGTCGTCGCC CTGGGAGGCCCCACGTGGGACGTGGAGCTCGGCCGGAGGGACGGCTCGACGTCTAGCCAGGACGCCGCGAACACCGACCTCCCGGCGCCAACCTCCGACCTCGGCGCCCTGATCAAGGCCTTCTCCGACAAGGGCCTCACCGCCAAGGACATGGTCACGCTCTCCGGCGCGCACACCATCGGCCAGGCCCGGTGCGTCAACTTCCGCGGCCGCCTCTACAGCGAGAACGCCACCCTCGACTCGACGCTCGCCACGTCGCTGAAAACGAAATGCCCGTCGACCGGCAGCGACGACACCACCTCGCCGCTCGACCCCTCCACGTCCTACGTCTTCGACAACTTCTACTACAAGAACCTGCTGCGCAACAAGGGCCTGCTGCACTCGGACCAGCAGCTGTTCAACGGTGGCTCCGCAGACGCGCAGACCACCGGGTACGCGTCCGGCATGGGCGCCGGCTTCTTCGACGACTTCCGTGTCGCCATGGTGAAGATGGGCGGCATCGGCGTTGTCACCGGAACCAGCGGCCAGGTCAGGGTGAACTGCAGGAAGGCAAACTGA